In Desulfovibrio sp., the genomic window AGGTTTCCGTGATTCTTGGCGGCTCAGGCTGCGGCAAGTCTACCCTGCTGCGCCACATCATCGGGCTTTCCCGCCCGCAGGCCGGTCAGGTGCTCATAGGCAACAACGACCTTTTTGGCCTGCCTCAAAAAGAATTTCGCCGCATGCGCCGCCACATGGGCGTGCTGTTTCAGGACGGCGCCCTGCTTGGCGCGCTCTCACTGGTGCAAAACATCACCCTGCCCCTTACCGAGCATCTTAATCTTTCTAAAGAGCTGGTGCGCGAGGCTGGCCTGAGAGTGCTGCGCATGGTGGGTCTTGAAAATTTTGCCGATTTTTATCCCAACCAGCTTTCCGGCGGTATGCGCAAGCGTGCCGGCCTTGCGCGGGCCATTGTGGCGGAGCCGCGCATTCTGCTGTGCGACGAGCCCACATCGGGCCTCGACCCTATCACCGCCGCCCGCATGGACGAGTTGCTGCTTGCCATGCGCAAGCAGTACAGTGACATGTCGGTGGTGGTGGTGAGCCACGACCTTGCAAGCCTGCGCGCCATTGCCGACCACGTGCTCGTGCTTGGCGAGGGCCGCGCGATTTTTTCAGGCTCGCTGGACGACCTTGAAAAAAGCGACAACCCCTACCTGCGGCAGTTTTTGCGGCGCGAACCGGGCGACACCGATGCCGCCATGCAGGAAGCGCCCAACCCCGAGGTACGGCAGGCGCTTGACCACTGGCTGGCATCATAAGTTTGCCAGTGGCTTCCCCTGGCACGGGCAAATACCTACCGTATCAGAGGGCTTGAAACTTTATCAGGGCACACATATACTGCCATTGAATCTTATTGCCGAATTATTTGTGGAGATGCCGAAACCTTATGAACACTGTTCGTGAAACCGCCGTGGGCCTGTTTGTTTTGATCGGCCTTTTGTGTGTTGCCTATCTGACCATCAAGCTTGGCAAGATGGAGGTTTTCGGACAACAGGGCTTTGAACTGTCCGCCAGTTTCGATTCCGTTTCCGGCCTGAGGGTCGGGGCGGATGTTGAAATGTCTGGCGTGCCGGTGGGGCGTGTCATCAGCATAGGGCTTGACCCAGACCCCGTGCGCAATCAGGCTGTTGTACGCCTGCGCCTCGACAAGGACCTGAAACTTTCAGACGACAGCATAGCATCTATCCGCACCAGTGGCCTCATAGGCGACAAGTTTGTCAGCCTTTCGCGGGGTGGCTCCGAGCACATACTCGCCGCTGGCGACACCATTACTGAAACAGAATCAGCCGTTGATCTCGGCACCCTGATCGGCAAATACGCCTTCGGAGGAGTCAAATAGCCATGTCTACCCATGCGATCATGCGCCATATAGTTTTCGGTTTCCTTTTTGTGCTCATGGCAGTTGCCGTGCAACCTTCACAGGCGCGCGCCAGCTCACCGGCACAGACTGCGCTGGAAACCTCCATCACGCGCATTCTCGGCTCCATCAAGAATCCGGACTACGTCAACCCGGCCACTCGCAAGCCCCTGCGCCAGCAGATTGAAGACGAAGTTCTGCATATTTTTGATTTTAAAGAATTTTCTTCGCGCACGGTTGGCCCCCGCTGGTCAACCTTTACCCCTGCCCAGCAACAGCAGTTCAGCGACGCTTTTGCAGAGCTGCTGCTCAACACCTACCTGAGCAAGATTGACGGCTACAACGGCGAGCAGGTCGTGTACACGGGCGAGGTCACCTCGCCCAAGGGCGACCGCACCGAGGTGCGCACGGTCATCACCATGAAGGACTCCAAAAAGGTTCCCGTGGCCTACCGCATGCTGCCCAAGGACGGAACGTGGTTTGTTTATGACGTGCTGATTGAAAATATCAGCCTGGTCAAAAACTACCGCACCCAGTTTCAGGATATTCTGAACAGCGGCAGCCCTGACCAGCTCATCGCCAAGGTCAAGGCCAAGGCGCAGGAGGTTCGACAGGGTAATGGGCAGTAACACCTCATCACCAGTGCCGGGACATTTGTGTGTCTCCGGCATTTTGCTGGCAGCCTTGCTGTGCCTGTGGCATGCGCCCACCAGCGCGGCCACCAGCCAGTCGCCTGCGCCTTCCACGGTGTATGGCAAGGCTCCCCAGCTGCAGCCGGGGGCCATCACGGTTGCCCCATACGGAACCATGCGGTCTGACAACAGCTTGGACGACTACGACAATGAGCCTATCCAGAGCATTTCTGACCCCATCGAACCCTGGAACCGGTTCTGGTTCCATTTCAACGACATATTCTTTCTGTATGTCGCCAGGCCGGCCTATACAGCGTGGGAAACGGTTACCCCGCACCAGCTGCGATCAGGGCTGAAAAATTTCTTTTCCAACCTGCTTTTTCCTGTACGGTTTGTAAACAATATCTTGCAGTTCCGCTTTTTTGAAGCAGGCGTGGAGTTCGGGCGGTTTGTCATCAATACCACTTCCAGCGCAGGCTTTGCCGACGTGGCCAAGGGGCACAAAACCATTGTGCCGGTTGACCCCACGGGCGAGGACTTTGGCCAGACCCTTGGCCGCTGGGGGATTGGTCACGGTTTTTACATAGTATGGCCCATCATTGGCCCCAGCTCGGCGCGTGATACCGTTGGCCGTGCGGGCGACCTTTTTGCAGACCCCATGTTTTACCTGCAGCCCACCGAACTTGCCCTTGGCGTGGGCGGCAGCCTGCGGTTTAACGCCCTTGGCGACGTGCTGCCCCTCTACGAAGACCTGAACACCGTGGCTGTAGACCCCTACATTGCCATGCGTGAGGCCTATGTTAACTTCCGCAAGGCGCAGGTTATGCATTAGGCGTAGTTAGTACAAACTGAATGAAAGCCTCTGGCGGAAACATGTTGTTTCAAAGCCGGGGGCTTTTTTTGCACCCTCTGATTCATTTTTTGCTGCACCTCAAACACGATGTTTTTCGCCTGTCAGGCGATTAGGACGCCTATGCAACCGCGAAAGGTAGAGGTTATGCGACTAAGCCATTAAGTCTGGTGCAAATCCATTTTGCGGGTTTGGACTGCCCTCGACGGCATTGCCGCCGGGCGGAAAGGCGCGGATATCATTCCT contains:
- a CDS encoding phospholipid-binding protein MlaC, with amino-acid sequence MSTHAIMRHIVFGFLFVLMAVAVQPSQARASSPAQTALETSITRILGSIKNPDYVNPATRKPLRQQIEDEVLHIFDFKEFSSRTVGPRWSTFTPAQQQQFSDAFAELLLNTYLSKIDGYNGEQVVYTGEVTSPKGDRTEVRTVITMKDSKKVPVAYRMLPKDGTWFVYDVLIENISLVKNYRTQFQDILNSGSPDQLIAKVKAKAQEVRQGNGQ
- a CDS encoding ATP-binding cassette domain-containing protein, whose protein sequence is MQAWDIEFRALSVGYGEHVVLRDVNAVLPGGKVSVILGGSGCGKSTLLRHIIGLSRPQAGQVLIGNNDLFGLPQKEFRRMRRHMGVLFQDGALLGALSLVQNITLPLTEHLNLSKELVREAGLRVLRMVGLENFADFYPNQLSGGMRKRAGLARAIVAEPRILLCDEPTSGLDPITAARMDELLLAMRKQYSDMSVVVVSHDLASLRAIADHVLVLGEGRAIFSGSLDDLEKSDNPYLRQFLRREPGDTDAAMQEAPNPEVRQALDHWLAS
- a CDS encoding VacJ family lipoprotein, whose translation is MGSNTSSPVPGHLCVSGILLAALLCLWHAPTSAATSQSPAPSTVYGKAPQLQPGAITVAPYGTMRSDNSLDDYDNEPIQSISDPIEPWNRFWFHFNDIFFLYVARPAYTAWETVTPHQLRSGLKNFFSNLLFPVRFVNNILQFRFFEAGVEFGRFVINTTSSAGFADVAKGHKTIVPVDPTGEDFGQTLGRWGIGHGFYIVWPIIGPSSARDTVGRAGDLFADPMFYLQPTELALGVGGSLRFNALGDVLPLYEDLNTVAVDPYIAMREAYVNFRKAQVMH
- the mlaD gene encoding outer membrane lipid asymmetry maintenance protein MlaD — translated: MNTVRETAVGLFVLIGLLCVAYLTIKLGKMEVFGQQGFELSASFDSVSGLRVGADVEMSGVPVGRVISIGLDPDPVRNQAVVRLRLDKDLKLSDDSIASIRTSGLIGDKFVSLSRGGSEHILAAGDTITETESAVDLGTLIGKYAFGGVK